Proteins from a genomic interval of Spea bombifrons isolate aSpeBom1 chromosome 4, aSpeBom1.2.pri, whole genome shotgun sequence:
- the RAD51AP1 gene encoding RAD51-associated protein 1 encodes MDRPVRVKKAVDYSQFGDLDNDDEDFACSSAPPTKKARVEIKKDKKEKPVKKPQKEDSSSQEASQGKRLPLDEKLYKRDLDVALALSVQNTTAIVESSGDQLDKGSPPPFTDTKDADTSFSNCSVDGSALGLDEISDNPEDQVKGRSRRQAASKAITEQRKLLADDSEEEETEEEFKPEVAAYESSESNSSLSEEDEEFDLKKTSKLKPSKGNKQKGAKKTDKKEKIVSKPKAPGRSAVPSVPIKSKPPPAQRALVSSPAPVKPTLHQSPPVGMKKQKWTPPATVNNVKSSLGGAAVRSPTQGLRLGLSRFARVKPLHTTFVND; translated from the exons ATGGACAGGCCTGTCAG GGTTAAGAAAGCAGTTGATTATTCGCAGTTCGGAGATCTGGATAATGACG ATGAGGACTTTGCATGTTCCTCTGCGCCACCAACTAAAAAAGCTCGggtggaaataaaaaaagacaaaaaggagAAACCTGTAAAGAAGCCTCAGAAAGAAGATTCTTCATCACAGGAAGCGTCGCAGGGGAAAAG ACTTCCATTGGATGAGAAACTCTACAAAAGAGATTTAGACGTAGCTTTGGCCCTCTCTGTACAGAATACCACGGCCATCGTGGAAAGCAGTGGAGACCAGCTGGACAAAG GTTCACCACCACCATTTACCGATACCAAAGATGCTGATACTTCCTTTTCAAACTGCAGTGTGGACGGCAGTGCTTTAG GTCTGGATGAGATCTCAGACAATCCAGAAGATCAGGTTAAAGGTCGAAGTCGCAGGCAAGCAGCAAGCAAAGCCATTACAGAACAGAGGAAGCTTCTAGCGGACGACAGTGAGGAAGAAGAGACAGAAGAGGAGTTTAAGCCAGAGGTAGCAGCTT atgAAAGCTCTGAAAGCAACTCCAGCTTGAGTGAGGAGGACGAAGAGTTTGATCTGAAGAAGACAAGCAAATTAAAACCAAGTAAAGGAAACAAGCAGAAGGGTGCCAAAAAGACTGACAAGAAAGAGAAAATCGTTTCCAAACCCAAGGCTCCTG GGCGTTCAGCTGTACCTTCCGTGCCTATAAAGTCAAAACCACCACCAGCACAGAGGGCGCTTGTCTCTTCCCCTGCTCCTGTAAAACCAACGCTTCACCAGAGCCCTCCAGTAGGCATGAAAAAGCAGAAATGGACACCCCCAG CTACAGTTAACAATGTGAAAAGCTCACTCGGAGGGGCTGCTGTAAGGTCACCCACCCAAGGTCTCCGGCTCGGCCTATCGAGATTTGCCAGAGTCAAACCGTTGCATACGACATTTGTCAACGATTAA